The following coding sequences lie in one Halorarum halophilum genomic window:
- a CDS encoding four-helix bundle copper-binding protein has product MSLSDTISKIDSLSDEQRECIENCNEAAAVCEWCADECLGEEGMEKCARLCRDVADLTSLHARFIARSSNYSTQLAQACAGACEECAEECERHDADHCQVCADVLRECAESCRSMANS; this is encoded by the coding sequence ATGTCCCTTTCAGACACCATCTCGAAAATCGACAGCCTGAGCGACGAGCAACGCGAATGCATCGAGAACTGTAACGAGGCCGCCGCGGTCTGTGAATGGTGTGCCGACGAGTGCCTCGGCGAGGAAGGGATGGAGAAGTGTGCCCGACTCTGCCGGGACGTGGCTGACCTCACGTCGCTGCACGCCCGCTTTATAGCCCGGAGTTCGAACTATAGCACCCAGCTCGCACAGGCTTGTGCCGGCGCGTGCGAGGAGTGCGCCGAGGAGTGCGAGCGCCACGACGCCGACCACTGTCAGGTCTGCGCGGACGTCCTCCGGGAGTGCGCCGAATCCTGTCGGAGTATGGCCAACAGCTAA
- a CDS encoding DUF7344 domain-containing protein, with protein sequence MDRDNTSPDPTGEDGSTDTSTAAVFPPADELYRALGTANRRRVLYYLLDRQAASMEELSDFLSGWKAATAAGPVGPEERRRTRTRLYHTDVPVLQDMGLVTVEEGSDGIRLVTVADPVRETIRSAIEYEEARGSVPTR encoded by the coding sequence ATGGACAGGGACAACACATCGCCGGATCCGACGGGAGAGGACGGATCGACCGACACGAGCACGGCCGCCGTCTTCCCTCCCGCGGACGAACTGTACAGGGCGTTGGGTACCGCGAACAGGCGTCGCGTCCTGTACTACCTCCTCGACCGGCAGGCCGCCTCCATGGAGGAGCTATCCGATTTCCTGTCCGGGTGGAAGGCGGCGACCGCGGCGGGACCGGTCGGACCCGAGGAGCGGCGCCGCACTCGGACGCGCCTCTACCACACGGACGTCCCGGTACTCCAGGACATGGGGCTCGTCACCGTTGAGGAGGGGTCGGACGGGATACGGCTCGTCACTGTCGCCGATCCGGTTCGGGAGACCATCCGATCCGCGATCGAGTACGAGGAGGCTCGCGGCTCCGTCCCCACCCGATGA
- a CDS encoding DICT sensory domain-containing protein yields the protein MSEPTLATLLEEAERTRKSLVVYGPTESDIVTQFGARNVAVEHRSLPDGGPDEFVIVRDGDEFRCAIGREDLQAFLSPPIRQPWDLGLLPPEYRSLFELLDDTVFGSLNRRQLLATARELEERAYRLGRGTFRVGFQSLSAFRSQERIYRRLAEETELDVHVYAVPEAPTEDTSDWPLTFHSEPSDQIGRYWFLLFDGDGNDEWKCALVAEEQEAGTFYGFWTYDPAIVDRAFEALSEYP from the coding sequence ATGAGCGAACCGACCCTCGCGACACTTCTCGAGGAGGCGGAACGAACGCGAAAGTCGCTGGTCGTGTACGGACCGACGGAGTCGGACATTGTCACCCAGTTCGGTGCCCGAAACGTGGCCGTCGAGCACCGATCGCTTCCCGACGGGGGCCCCGACGAGTTCGTCATCGTTCGCGACGGCGACGAGTTCCGCTGTGCTATCGGACGCGAGGACCTCCAGGCGTTCCTCTCGCCGCCGATCCGTCAGCCCTGGGATCTCGGTCTGCTCCCCCCCGAGTACCGGAGTCTCTTCGAACTGCTCGACGACACCGTCTTCGGCTCGCTGAACCGGAGACAGCTCCTGGCGACCGCACGGGAACTCGAGGAGCGAGCCTACCGGCTGGGTCGGGGGACGTTCCGAGTCGGGTTCCAGTCCCTGTCCGCGTTCCGTTCCCAGGAGCGGATCTACCGACGACTCGCCGAGGAGACCGAACTCGACGTCCACGTCTACGCAGTCCCCGAGGCGCCGACGGAGGACACCTCGGACTGGCCGCTGACCTTCCACAGCGAGCCGTCCGACCAGATCGGACGCTACTGGTTCCTCCTGTTCGACGGGGACGGGAACGACGAGTGGAAGTGCGCGCTCGTCGCCGAGGAGCAGGAGGCCGGCACGTTCTACGGCTTCTGGACGTACGACCCGGCGATCGTCGACAGGGCGTTCGAGGCGCTGAGCGAGTATCCGTGA